A stretch of Paenibacillus mucilaginosus 3016 DNA encodes these proteins:
- a CDS encoding Asp23/Gls24 family envelope stress response protein, with translation MAVELATQYGKIYVTDEVISVLAGSAALDCYGLVGMASRNQFKDGIAELLRRDNLSRGVEVHRDEEGVLTIDLYIVVSYGTKISVVAHNVQTKVKYMLGEVAGLQVDSVNIFVQGVRIAE, from the coding sequence ATGGCTGTCGAATTGGCAACACAATATGGCAAGATATATGTAACGGATGAAGTGATCTCCGTACTTGCAGGATCCGCTGCTTTGGATTGCTATGGACTCGTCGGGATGGCGTCCCGAAACCAGTTCAAAGACGGGATCGCCGAATTGCTGCGCCGTGACAATCTGAGCCGCGGTGTGGAAGTCCACCGTGACGAAGAAGGCGTACTGACCATAGATTTATACATCGTTGTCAGCTACGGCACCAAGATCTCGGTCGTGGCCCACAATGTTCAAACCAAAGTAAAGTACATGCTCGGGGAAGTGGCGGGTCTGCAGGTGGATTCCGTCAACATTTTCGTTCA
- the rpmB gene encoding 50S ribosomal protein L28, with product MSRKCFITGKGPGTGNNVSHANNKTRRTWGVNVQKVRILVNGKPKRVWVSAKALKSGKVTRV from the coding sequence ATGTCCCGCAAATGTTTTATCACTGGCAAAGGTCCGGGTACCGGCAACAACGTATCCCACGCGAACAACAAGACTAGACGCACTTGGGGCGTCAACGTTCAAAAAGTTCGGATCCTGGTAAACGGTAAGCCGAAGCGTGTTTGGGTAAGCGCAAAGGCTCTGAAATCCGGTAAAGTAACTCGCGTTTAA
- the spoVM gene encoding stage V sporulation protein SpoVM yields the protein MKFYTIKLPKFLGGFVKAVLNTFSKN from the coding sequence ATGAAATTTTACACGATCAAGCTTCCGAAATTTTTGGGTGGGTTCGTGAAGGCCGTCCTGAACACCTTCAGCAAAAACTGA
- the rpe gene encoding ribulose-phosphate 3-epimerase, which produces MLRIAPSILSADFSRLGEDIAEVERGGADWIHVDVMDGHFVPNITIGPLVVESIRPRTALPLDVHLMIERPDAYIPAFAKAGANLISVHAEACVHLHRTLSLIKEQGIGAGVVLNPATPLSALDYVMEDELLDLVLIMTVNPGFGGQKFIPATLPKIAELRRRLDDRGLQRVDIEVDGGINAETARLVVEAGANVLVAGNAIFGQADRAAAIRSIREGSGAANARS; this is translated from the coding sequence ATGCTGCGGATTGCTCCGTCAATTCTGTCCGCGGACTTCTCCCGCCTCGGCGAAGATATCGCCGAAGTGGAACGGGGAGGAGCCGACTGGATCCACGTGGACGTCATGGACGGCCATTTTGTACCGAATATTACGATCGGCCCCCTGGTGGTGGAATCGATCCGTCCGAGAACGGCGCTGCCGCTCGATGTGCATCTCATGATCGAACGCCCGGATGCCTATATCCCGGCCTTCGCCAAAGCAGGGGCCAACCTGATCTCGGTTCATGCGGAAGCCTGCGTGCATCTGCACCGGACCCTGTCCCTGATCAAGGAACAGGGCATCGGGGCCGGGGTCGTGCTCAATCCGGCCACCCCGCTCTCCGCGCTCGATTATGTCATGGAAGATGAACTGCTCGACCTCGTGCTGATCATGACGGTGAACCCGGGCTTCGGCGGCCAGAAGTTCATTCCGGCCACCCTGCCGAAGATCGCCGAGCTCCGGCGCCGCCTTGACGATCGGGGGCTGCAGCGCGTCGATATCGAAGTCGACGGCGGCATCAATGCCGAAACGGCCAGGCTTGTAGTGGAGGCCGGTGCGAATGTGCTCGTGGCCGGCAATGCCATCTTCGGGCAGGCGGACCGGGCGGCGGCCATCCGCAGCATCCGCGAGGGGAGCGGAGCGGCGAATGCGCGTTCTTAA
- the rsgA gene encoding ribosome small subunit-dependent GTPase A: MPAGLIVKALSGYYYVLPEEAAGVESVQCRARGVFKKRGISPLVGDRVQFELTENGEGTVTEVLPRTSELIRPPVANVDQAVLVFSIDEPALNLPLLDKFLVHTESAGLDTIIALTKRDLIERQEGEAEAVDLGPVVELYESIGYPMFVTSAKEGIGVEDVLAKLAGRISVFAGQSGVGKSSLLNAMVPGLSLETNAISMKLGRGKHTTRHVELIRLQNGGLVADTPGFSQLDFLQVEAEGLGGCFREFLPYAEECRFRGCLHLHEPDCRVQSAQEEGLISASRYNNYLQFLQEIRDKKRRY, translated from the coding sequence ATGCCAGCGGGATTAATCGTGAAGGCTTTAAGCGGATATTACTATGTGCTGCCGGAGGAAGCCGCCGGGGTGGAATCGGTGCAGTGCCGGGCCCGGGGCGTCTTCAAGAAGCGCGGCATTTCGCCGCTCGTCGGGGACCGCGTGCAGTTCGAACTGACGGAGAACGGCGAAGGCACGGTGACCGAGGTACTGCCCCGCACGTCGGAGCTGATCCGGCCGCCGGTGGCGAACGTCGACCAGGCTGTGCTTGTCTTCTCCATTGACGAGCCTGCCTTGAACCTGCCTCTGCTGGACAAGTTCCTGGTCCATACGGAGAGCGCGGGACTGGATACGATCATTGCGCTGACGAAGCGGGACCTGATCGAGCGGCAGGAAGGGGAAGCCGAGGCGGTGGACCTCGGTCCGGTGGTGGAGCTCTACGAGTCCATCGGGTACCCGATGTTCGTCACGAGCGCCAAGGAAGGCATCGGCGTCGAGGATGTTCTCGCGAAGCTGGCGGGCCGCATCAGCGTGTTCGCCGGGCAGTCGGGCGTGGGCAAGTCTTCACTGCTCAATGCGATGGTGCCCGGCCTCAGCCTCGAGACGAACGCCATCTCCATGAAGCTCGGCCGCGGGAAGCATACGACCCGCCACGTCGAGCTGATCCGGCTGCAGAACGGCGGACTCGTCGCCGATACGCCGGGCTTCTCGCAGCTGGACTTTCTGCAGGTCGAAGCGGAGGGCCTCGGCGGGTGCTTCCGCGAATTCCTCCCTTATGCGGAGGAGTGCCGCTTCCGGGGCTGCCTGCATCTGCATGAGCCGGACTGCCGGGTTCAGTCCGCGCAGGAGGAAGGACTCATTTCCGCCTCCCGGTATAACAATTACCTGCAGTTCCTGCAGGAGATCCGAGACAAAAAGAGGAGGTATTAG
- the pknB gene encoding Stk1 family PASTA domain-containing Ser/Thr kinase: MIGRQLGGRYEILERVGGGGMAIVYKGLDILLHRHVAVKILRQQYVHDEEFIQRFRREAQAAASLSHPNVVSIYDVGQEDDVHYIVMEYIEGTTLNDRIKEKAPLQVEEAVHIAGQICDALDHAHHNQIIHRDIKPHNILIGKNGRVKVTDFGIARAVTSSTITQTGSVVGSVHYFSPEHAKGTTTGEQSDLYSLGIVMYQMLTGRLPFLGESPISVALKHLQEDVEEPRKVNPLIPQSVENIILRAMRKSTAERYRSAKEMLGDLESCLQPHRRGEPKVSFFDDDDMDEERTRVMPAIRPGQYEISAVEDDEPPKPAASENPPEKKKGGWVKPVMWLLVLAVMVGGMWYLVRYVQAVTTAPEDVMVPDLRGRPVAEARQTLESLGLGVDIEPQSSTEVPKETVILQDKANMKIRKDSRVKLTVSTGPPPQKMPDLKKLKLADAKTKLLQLGIKAENIKTDDMVMDEEPGLVLTQTPAANAEFTDPAATQVTLGVSKGPETIPMPNLIGLSENEAKNKILVNKLKIAKDGVSYQPNYKLSQGKVISQFPYQPDEVVAPGTEISLTVSSGLPKEAGQMAVNVPVRPAKEGAVSTVKIILTDASRESVEYQTLTGVDKLQTFQVNVVVSPEQNASIQIKADNTVIDVITVTYEDFKNHGKSGKPFTPGTGTGAGTAEPGGAAGSTTAPSGTTGTGGNGTGTGGTGAAKPGTETPAAGTQEPAGTSGNTTGTGGQNP, translated from the coding sequence ATGATCGGTAGGCAGCTTGGAGGACGTTATGAGATTCTCGAGCGGGTCGGCGGCGGCGGAATGGCCATCGTTTATAAGGGACTAGATATTTTACTACATCGCCATGTCGCCGTAAAAATACTGCGCCAGCAGTATGTGCATGATGAAGAATTCATCCAGAGATTTCGCCGCGAAGCACAAGCCGCAGCCTCATTGTCGCATCCGAACGTGGTCAGCATCTACGACGTGGGTCAGGAAGATGACGTGCACTACATTGTCATGGAGTATATCGAGGGCACGACGCTCAATGACCGGATCAAGGAAAAGGCTCCCCTTCAGGTGGAGGAAGCCGTACATATTGCGGGACAGATCTGCGATGCGCTGGATCACGCCCATCATAATCAGATCATCCACCGCGACATCAAGCCTCATAACATTCTCATCGGCAAAAACGGGCGGGTCAAAGTCACGGACTTCGGGATCGCCCGCGCCGTCACCTCCTCGACGATCACCCAGACCGGCTCGGTGGTGGGATCGGTGCATTATTTCTCGCCCGAGCATGCCAAGGGCACGACGACGGGAGAGCAGTCCGACCTGTACTCGCTTGGCATCGTCATGTATCAGATGCTGACAGGAAGGCTGCCCTTCCTCGGCGAAAGCCCGATCTCCGTGGCGCTGAAGCACCTGCAGGAGGATGTGGAGGAGCCGCGCAAGGTCAATCCGCTCATCCCGCAAAGTGTGGAGAACATCATTCTGCGCGCGATGCGCAAGAGCACGGCGGAGCGCTACCGTTCCGCCAAGGAGATGCTCGGCGACCTGGAGTCCTGCCTGCAGCCCCACCGGCGCGGGGAGCCCAAGGTCAGCTTCTTTGACGACGATGACATGGATGAGGAACGGACCCGGGTCATGCCGGCCATCCGTCCCGGGCAGTATGAGATCAGCGCGGTGGAGGATGACGAGCCGCCGAAGCCGGCCGCATCGGAGAACCCTCCCGAAAAAAAGAAAGGCGGCTGGGTCAAGCCCGTCATGTGGCTCTTGGTCCTGGCCGTCATGGTCGGCGGCATGTGGTATCTGGTCCGCTATGTGCAGGCCGTTACCACGGCGCCTGAGGACGTCATGGTGCCCGATCTCAGGGGCAGGCCGGTCGCCGAGGCGAGGCAGACGCTCGAGAGCCTGGGACTTGGAGTGGACATCGAGCCGCAGAGCAGCACCGAGGTTCCGAAGGAGACCGTCATCCTGCAGGATAAAGCGAACATGAAGATCCGCAAGGATTCCAGGGTCAAGCTGACGGTGAGCACCGGGCCGCCTCCGCAGAAGATGCCGGATCTGAAGAAGCTGAAGCTCGCGGACGCGAAGACGAAGCTGCTGCAGCTCGGCATCAAGGCGGAGAATATCAAGACCGATGATATGGTCATGGACGAGGAGCCCGGACTGGTTCTCACCCAAACGCCGGCGGCGAACGCGGAATTTACCGATCCGGCGGCAACGCAGGTCACTCTTGGTGTGAGCAAGGGGCCGGAGACGATCCCGATGCCGAACCTCATCGGCCTCTCCGAGAACGAAGCCAAGAACAAGATTCTCGTCAACAAGCTCAAGATCGCCAAGGACGGGGTCAGCTACCAGCCGAACTACAAGCTCAGCCAGGGCAAGGTCATCAGCCAGTTCCCTTACCAGCCGGATGAAGTGGTGGCGCCGGGAACGGAGATTTCCCTGACCGTCTCGTCCGGTCTGCCGAAGGAGGCGGGGCAGATGGCGGTCAACGTGCCGGTCCGTCCGGCCAAGGAAGGAGCCGTGTCCACGGTCAAGATCATTTTGACGGACGCCTCCCGGGAGAGTGTCGAGTACCAGACCCTGACGGGGGTGGACAAGCTGCAGACGTTCCAGGTCAATGTGGTCGTCTCGCCGGAACAGAATGCGAGTATCCAGATCAAGGCGGATAACACGGTGATCGATGTTATTACGGTGACCTACGAAGACTTCAAGAATCATGGCAAAAGCGGCAAGCCGTTCACGCCGGGAACCGGCACAGGCGCCGGAACGGCGGAGCCGGGCGGCGCGGCCGGAAGTACGACCGCCCCGTCGGGCACCACCGGAACGGGCGGCAACGGTACGGGAACCGGCGGTACGGGAGCCGCCAAGCCGGGAACGGAAACGCCGGCAGCCGGAACGCAGGAGCCGGCGGGGACGTCCGGCAATACGACAGGCACAGGAGGCCAAAATCCATAA
- a CDS encoding Stp1/IreP family PP2C-type Ser/Thr phosphatase — translation MLRLCYLSDIGRVRTVNEDRAVVKEDLNGWSLAIVADGMGGHQAGDIASQMAVELIQVGIQFLDAGVSSEERQRQLKSAIEVANEKVFEFASQREHYHGMGTTVVAALASPDRAVIAHIGDSRAYRIGGGRIEQLTEDHSLVNELVKSGQISREEASHHPRRNVLTRALGTEPTIEVDVQEVSWQKGDLLLLCSDGLCGLVDDERILEAASVPEELEEKARRLIKEALDAGGDDNVTVVLVANDGAGPEISNDGEAR, via the coding sequence ATGCTGAGACTTTGCTATCTGTCCGATATCGGCCGTGTGCGCACGGTCAATGAGGACCGGGCGGTCGTGAAGGAAGACCTGAACGGCTGGAGTCTGGCCATTGTGGCCGACGGCATGGGCGGCCATCAGGCCGGAGATATTGCAAGTCAAATGGCGGTGGAGCTGATCCAGGTGGGCATCCAGTTCCTGGATGCCGGCGTGAGCTCGGAAGAGCGGCAGCGCCAGCTGAAATCGGCGATCGAAGTCGCCAACGAGAAAGTGTTCGAATTCGCTTCGCAGCGGGAGCATTATCACGGCATGGGCACGACGGTGGTCGCCGCCCTTGCCTCCCCGGACCGCGCGGTGATCGCCCATATCGGCGACAGCCGCGCCTACCGGATCGGCGGCGGACGCATCGAGCAGCTGACGGAGGACCACTCCCTCGTCAACGAGCTCGTGAAGAGCGGCCAGATCTCGCGCGAGGAAGCCAGCCATCATCCCCGGCGCAACGTGCTCACACGGGCGCTAGGCACGGAGCCGACCATCGAGGTCGACGTGCAGGAGGTGTCATGGCAGAAGGGGGACCTTCTGCTGCTGTGCAGCGACGGGCTCTGCGGCCTGGTGGACGACGAGCGGATTCTCGAAGCGGCCAGCGTACCTGAAGAGCTCGAAGAGAAAGCACGCCGGCTGATTAAGGAAGCGCTTGACGCGGGCGGGGACGACAATGTGACGGTAGTGCTCGTAGCCAATGACGGTGCCGGACCGGAGATATCTAACGACGGAGAAGCGAGGTGA
- the rlmN gene encoding 23S rRNA (adenine(2503)-C(2))-methyltransferase RlmN, which translates to MGTKDKMPEGKPYVYDYSWDQWQEWVKENGESGFRAGQIFDWLYVKRISNFDEMTNLPKTLRDKLREQFDFVTLHEVAHYRSKDGTVKFLFELADKNAIETVVMKHNYGNSICVTTQVGCRIGCTFCASTLGGLKRNLTPGEIIAQVVKAQQLLDETGERVSSIVIMGIGEPFENYDAVMTFLRVMIHPKGLNIGQRHITVSTSGIVPNIYKFAEEETQINLAISIHAPNDALRSKLMPVNRRFPFADLIEACKFYVGKTGRRITFEYALMGGVNDQPEHAEELAQVLQSFPMAHVNLIPVNFVSERNFVRTPRNDIFTFQRILEKNKINATIRREQGSDIAAACGQLRAKHMESGAR; encoded by the coding sequence ATGGGAACAAAAGACAAAATGCCCGAAGGCAAGCCGTACGTCTACGACTATTCCTGGGACCAGTGGCAGGAGTGGGTCAAGGAGAACGGGGAGTCCGGATTCCGGGCCGGCCAGATTTTCGACTGGCTGTATGTGAAAAGAATATCAAACTTTGACGAAATGACGAACCTGCCCAAAACGCTGCGGGACAAGCTGCGGGAGCAGTTCGATTTTGTCACGCTTCATGAGGTGGCGCACTACCGTTCCAAGGACGGCACCGTTAAGTTCCTGTTCGAGCTTGCCGACAAGAACGCGATCGAAACCGTCGTCATGAAGCACAACTACGGCAACTCCATCTGCGTTACGACGCAGGTCGGCTGCCGCATCGGCTGTACGTTCTGTGCCTCCACGCTCGGCGGGCTGAAGCGGAACCTGACGCCGGGCGAGATCATCGCCCAGGTCGTGAAGGCGCAGCAGCTGCTCGACGAGACGGGAGAGCGGGTCTCTTCCATCGTCATCATGGGCATCGGCGAGCCGTTCGAGAACTATGATGCGGTAATGACGTTCCTTCGCGTCATGATCCACCCGAAGGGCCTCAATATCGGCCAGCGTCACATTACGGTGTCGACGAGCGGGATCGTGCCGAACATTTACAAATTCGCCGAAGAGGAAACCCAGATCAATCTGGCGATTTCGATTCACGCGCCGAACGATGCGCTCCGCTCGAAGCTCATGCCGGTGAACCGCCGCTTCCCGTTTGCCGACCTCATCGAGGCCTGCAAATTTTATGTCGGGAAGACGGGCCGCCGGATTACGTTCGAATACGCCCTGATGGGCGGGGTGAATGACCAGCCGGAGCACGCGGAGGAGCTGGCCCAGGTGCTGCAGTCCTTCCCGATGGCGCACGTCAACCTGATCCCGGTGAATTTCGTATCGGAGCGCAATTTCGTACGTACGCCGCGCAATGATATTTTTACGTTCCAGCGCATTCTCGAGAAAAATAAAATTAACGCCACCATACGCCGCGAGCAGGGCAGCGATATCGCCGCCGCCTGCGGGCAGCTGCGGGCGAAGCATATGGAGTCGGGTGCGAGGTGA
- the rsmB gene encoding 16S rRNA (cytosine(967)-C(5))-methyltransferase RsmB translates to MSDNNKNPGRGRESAVGRSGSAGRRPPQGGAKPPGRSAWTGGPRAASPDRARQAAVVNSAESGAASAGGDGRSGAAAAGAKRGGGARPAGGRAGSPREAALDVLVRTEQDRSYSNLLLHQTLQKYKLSRPDAGLATEIVYGTLQRLNTIDYFLEGFVSKGLSKLEPWVRSLLRLSFYQLYYLDRIPDHAVVNEAVSMARRRGHQGISGMVNGVLRNVLRRRSELVLPEGLPAPKRIALSASHPEWLVRRWIAQFGEAAAERLCEANNEPPRVSLRANTRKLSREALVERLRGEGLEAEPSPLAPAGVIVRGGGNMALTQDYAEGLYSIQDESSMLVAEWVDPQPGERVLDCCAAPGGKTTHLAEKMQGRGEIVACDVHEHKHGLIREQAVRLGHESITTLTADARRLREHYAPESFDRILLDAPCSGLGVIRRKPDMKWTKTEAELGEICSIQQELLEAVHGLLKPGGVLVYSTCTVEPAENGEAVRAFLGRHPEFTPDAPPAAARPEGKEAEAVEEASVQIMPYDYGSDGFYIARLRKRA, encoded by the coding sequence ATGAGCGATAACAACAAAAACCCTGGCCGCGGCCGCGAGAGTGCGGTAGGGCGCAGCGGCTCCGCAGGCAGGCGTCCGCCGCAGGGCGGAGCCAAGCCACCGGGCCGCAGCGCATGGACCGGAGGCCCGCGTGCGGCTTCGCCGGACCGGGCGAGACAGGCCGCCGTCGTGAACTCGGCGGAGAGCGGCGCGGCCTCAGCCGGAGGTGACGGCCGCAGCGGAGCTGCTGCAGCCGGCGCGAAGCGCGGCGGCGGGGCCCGGCCTGCGGGCGGAAGAGCGGGCTCGCCGCGGGAAGCGGCGCTCGACGTGCTCGTGCGCACGGAGCAGGACCGCAGCTACAGCAACCTGCTGCTGCACCAGACGCTGCAGAAGTACAAGCTGTCCCGGCCCGACGCGGGCCTGGCGACGGAGATCGTGTACGGCACGCTGCAGCGGCTGAACACGATCGATTATTTCCTTGAAGGCTTTGTCAGCAAGGGGCTGTCCAAGCTGGAGCCTTGGGTCCGCAGTCTGCTGCGCCTGAGCTTCTATCAGCTCTACTACTTGGACCGCATCCCGGATCATGCCGTTGTGAACGAGGCGGTGAGCATGGCTCGCCGCCGCGGGCATCAGGGAATCTCCGGCATGGTCAACGGCGTGCTGCGGAATGTGCTGCGGCGCCGCTCGGAGCTGGTGCTGCCGGAGGGGCTTCCGGCCCCGAAGCGCATCGCCCTCTCGGCGTCGCACCCCGAGTGGCTTGTGCGCCGCTGGATCGCCCAGTTCGGCGAGGCGGCGGCGGAGCGGCTCTGCGAGGCGAACAACGAACCGCCGCGGGTCAGCCTCCGGGCGAATACGCGGAAGCTCTCCCGCGAGGCGCTGGTCGAGCGGCTGCGCGGGGAAGGGCTCGAGGCCGAGCCTTCCCCGCTGGCCCCCGCGGGCGTCATCGTGCGCGGCGGCGGCAATATGGCCCTGACGCAGGACTATGCGGAGGGGCTGTATTCGATCCAGGACGAGAGCTCCATGCTCGTCGCGGAATGGGTGGACCCGCAGCCGGGCGAGCGGGTGCTCGACTGCTGCGCCGCCCCGGGCGGCAAGACGACGCACCTGGCGGAGAAGATGCAGGGCCGCGGTGAGATTGTGGCGTGCGATGTGCATGAGCACAAGCACGGGCTGATCCGCGAGCAGGCCGTGCGGCTCGGGCATGAGAGCATCACGACGCTCACGGCCGACGCGCGGCGGCTGCGGGAGCATTATGCGCCGGAGAGCTTCGACCGCATCCTGCTCGACGCGCCATGCTCGGGCCTCGGCGTGATCCGCCGCAAGCCCGACATGAAGTGGACGAAGACCGAGGCGGAGCTCGGCGAGATCTGTTCGATCCAGCAGGAGCTGCTCGAAGCGGTGCACGGGCTGCTGAAGCCCGGCGGCGTGCTCGTCTACAGCACCTGCACGGTGGAGCCGGCGGAGAACGGGGAGGCGGTCCGCGCCTTCCTCGGACGCCACCCGGAGTTCACGCCGGACGCCCCGCCTGCCGCTGCGCGGCCTGAGGGCAAGGAAGCCGAAGCGGTGGAGGAAGCGTCGGTGCAGATCATGCCGTACGACTACGGCTCCGACGGCTTCTATATCGCCCGGCTGCGCAAACGGGCATAG
- the fmt gene encoding methionyl-tRNA formyltransferase: protein MRIVFMGTPEFAVLPLRTLLAYEGVEVVGVVTQPDRPVGRKRVLTPTPVKVEAELHGLPVLQPERLRRPESVEELRALAPDLIVTAAYGQILPKSVLDLPKLGCINIHASLLPKYRGGAPIHYAVMNGDPVTGVTIMYMAEGLDTGDMISKIEVPIEDTDTTGSMFDKLSMAGAQLLQDTLPDLLAGRVQAVPQNDAEAVYSPNITREQERIEWSRSAVEIWQLVRALHPRLGAFTLWNGEVLKVWQCAKPDAAEQAPAGTVPGTVLEAGERGIAVAAGSGVLRLTEVQPAGKKAMDAATLVRGGQLQRGTVLGS, encoded by the coding sequence ATGAGGATCGTCTTTATGGGCACGCCGGAGTTTGCCGTGCTGCCCCTCCGCACGCTGCTCGCATATGAAGGCGTCGAAGTGGTCGGCGTCGTGACGCAGCCGGACCGTCCGGTCGGCCGCAAGCGGGTGCTGACCCCGACGCCTGTCAAGGTGGAGGCCGAGCTGCACGGACTGCCGGTACTGCAGCCGGAGCGGCTTCGGCGTCCCGAGTCGGTGGAGGAGCTCCGCGCGCTGGCGCCGGATCTCATCGTGACCGCGGCTTACGGACAGATTCTGCCGAAGTCGGTGCTTGACCTGCCGAAGCTCGGCTGCATCAATATTCACGCGTCGCTCCTGCCGAAATACCGGGGCGGAGCCCCGATTCATTATGCCGTCATGAACGGCGATCCGGTGACGGGCGTGACGATCATGTACATGGCCGAGGGGCTCGATACGGGCGACATGATCTCGAAGATCGAGGTGCCGATTGAGGATACGGATACGACCGGCTCGATGTTCGACAAGCTCAGCATGGCGGGGGCCCAGCTGCTGCAGGATACGCTGCCGGACCTGCTGGCCGGGCGTGTGCAGGCCGTGCCGCAGAACGACGCGGAGGCGGTCTATTCTCCCAACATCACCCGCGAGCAGGAGCGCATCGAGTGGTCGCGCTCCGCGGTGGAGATCTGGCAGCTCGTCCGCGCGCTGCATCCGCGGCTCGGCGCATTCACCCTGTGGAACGGCGAGGTCTTAAAGGTATGGCAGTGTGCGAAGCCCGATGCGGCGGAGCAGGCTCCTGCGGGTACCGTGCCGGGCACGGTGCTGGAAGCGGGCGAACGCGGCATCGCCGTGGCGGCCGGCTCCGGCGTGCTGAGGCTGACCGAGGTGCAGCCGGCGGGCAAGAAGGCGATGGACGCCGCCACGCTGGTTCGGGGCGGACAGTTGCAGCGCGGTACGGTACTGGGAAGCTAG
- the def gene encoding peptide deformylase: MAIRMIVKDPDPVLREKCKPVPKITPNIIKLLDDMADTMYDAEGVGLAAPQIGILKRVIVMDCGEDQGGLIELINPEIIEKEGEMIGPEGCLSIPGFTGDVKRYERVKVKGLNRHGEEIVIEGTELLSRCIQHEVDHLNGVLYTDLAESVYRNEPSKDREEA, from the coding sequence ATGGCAATTCGCATGATCGTAAAAGACCCGGATCCGGTACTCCGTGAGAAATGCAAGCCGGTTCCGAAGATTACCCCTAACATTATCAAGCTGCTCGACGATATGGCCGACACGATGTACGATGCGGAAGGCGTCGGCCTCGCCGCGCCCCAGATCGGTATTCTGAAGCGCGTCATCGTGATGGACTGCGGAGAGGATCAGGGCGGGCTGATCGAGCTGATCAACCCCGAGATCATTGAGAAGGAAGGCGAGATGATCGGGCCGGAGGGCTGCCTGAGCATTCCGGGCTTCACGGGCGATGTCAAGCGTTACGAGCGGGTCAAAGTCAAGGGGCTGAACCGCCACGGCGAAGAAATCGTGATCGAAGGCACGGAGCTCCTCTCCCGCTGCATCCAGCACGAGGTGGACCACCTGAACGGCGTGCTGTACACGGATCTGGCGGAGAGCGTCTACCGCAACGAGCCGTCGAAGGATCGTGAAGAGGCATGA